The genomic interval ggaggaggaggagggagaggtggaggaggagaaggaggaggaggagggagaggaggaggagaaagaagaggcgTCTGatgaggagggcgaggagaaggaagaggaggtgaaggaggaggaggaagaggagaaggaggaggaggagaaggaggaggaggaagaggaggaggaggaagaggaggagggagaggaggaggagaaagaagaggcgTCTGatgaggagggcgaggagaaggaagaggaggtgaaggaggaggaggaggaagaggcgtctgatgaggaggaggagaaggaggaggaggaagaggcgtctgatgaggaggaagagaaggaggagaaggaagaggcgtctgatgaggaggaggaggaggaggcgtctGATAAGGAGGgcgaggagaaggaagaggaggagaaggaagaggcgtctgatgcagaggagaaggaataggaggaggagaaagaagaggcgtctgatgaggaggaagaggagaaggagaaggaggaggagggggaggaggagaaggaagaggcgtctgatgaggaggaggaggaagaggaggaggagaaggaaaaacaggaggaggaggaagaggagaaggaggaggggaggatgagaaggaagaggcgtctgatgaggaggaggagaaggaagaataggaggaggaggaggaggagaaggaagaggcgtctgatgaggaggaggagaaggacgaggaggaggaggagaaggagaacagagaggaggaggagaaggaagagtaggaggaggaggagaaggagaagagagaggaggaggaggagaaggaagaataggaggaggaggaggaggaggctacATGAGCGCAGTCTGAAGTTCACCGCAAATTAGGTCGCGAGCGTCTTAACCTCGTCTGTCTGCTGAGGAGGAGTTGGTCCGTTTGGAAAGAGAAAGTGTTCGTTCGTGTGCCAGCAGCGTCATCCTCCTTATCACAAGCCGGGATTATTAgttcacatttttaaagcaCTGCTGCAAATTAATTGACAAAACTCAAATTATAAATGTCTGCATTTTTGTCCAGGTAGTACAGAAGCGTACGACATATTACTTTCTCGTTACAACAAGAAAGTTTCACGTTATAACTTGATAATTTTCTCGCTAAAACAAGATCTGTTACACATTGTTTACGTCTCATCTTGGAGGCCGAAGATGGAGAGACAAGTGGAACTAGACTTGTTTCCTGATACATTCTTCCACTAGATTTCGACTTCCTAAGAACGTTCCCGTGTCTCTCCATCCATAGCCTCCAATTCTCACAGATGAGACGTAAACAATGTGTCACAGGTCTAAATATTTGGTTGAActtatgtttccttttttatttatagctaTTCATGAtcaaagtttatggttaaactaaaatatcaagcctccaTTACaattctttgtcataaaggtttgataacgacatcttaggaatcattgacagatttttttttttttattataatataaatatattatgaatgtataaaatatgtgttatatttatatattatattataggtATTTTAATGTAACCAATAATTAATCCGATAGATCTGCATGATATATATAACCGATAATTGTACagtatatcggccgatgtatctgtattgaaatcttgtactccctaatatcgatatcagcATCTCTCCCCCAAATTCCATATCAGTCGGCCTCTAGTTAAAACCACAGAGTgtaatggacgtagtcacctgaagcctgtattctctgaatgaccagcagggggcgactccagtggttgtttctacagaagtctacAAGAAAATCCTTGTTAGTTCAAATCCAAATCGTAGCAGTGATTGTTATTTGCTGTGCTAATCGGGTACGGgtgtaatgtaaaatgttaagaGAAGAGGCTTGTTCTTCTCCTGTCGATACtcggctgccccccccccccccccccccccgtgaaacGCTGAAAATGTCAGTTCTCTTCCCTGCAGCCGCTGCAGGAGCCAACCTTCTGTGAACTGGCTTCGTTTCACTGGAGGGTCTGTGGCTCCTTCGGGCCGCCGATGTCTTATAGATGAGGCCCATATGTCGGGCTCCGTCTGCGAGCTGGCAGGGTCGGCGTGGAGCAGTGACGTCGGAGCCGCGTGGCCTCTGAACTGGGATGCGTCAACGCGGTGCCCGACTGCTGCCAAGATACACAAGGCAGGGACGGAGACAGCACCGACATCCGTCACCATGGTTATACCAGGCAGACGAGAGTAGAGCTCACgtacacacatgaaaacacacacacaacacgagTCAGGATCCCATTGTGTCGATGACAGCGGGAAtgaaagaggacgaggagaggaaggtgagagggAAGTGAGACAAGATGATGAGATGGTGGAGTTTAGTTTAAGGCAGATTAAGACGACAGAGACGAGATCACAGATAATGATCGACGGGGCCGTTGTCCCgaagagacgaggagcaggGACAAACCTAAAGGTCTGTTGAAAGAAacggggagagaggaaaagaccgCGGAGCTGTCGGTGTGACAGAGGACGACAGGAAGTGCAGCTGGAGAAAAAGGacacagagcgagaggaagTGAGATAAACCAGAGCACTTTTACAGGGAAaatgagggaaagagagaaaaactgtacGAGACTAAtcgggagggaaagagaaatgttgaaatatgCTCGTGGAGAAGGTTTGAAGCAATTAGCCTCCCAGGGTCGGGCATAATTCATCAGGCCAAAGCAAAAGAACAGCTAACGAGGAGAAAATGGGATTCCAATATAACTCGGTGAGAGGGTGGACGACAGTGAACGTTCAGATGTTGAGATAAAATAACATCTCAAAGCTGTTCAAGAATTTGATTTCAAGAGCCTGGTACTTCTGAAGAAATGTGAAGAGACACTTAGAGGAGCTAAACCCAGAagattttattaaaacaaccaaacaaacgcTCGTGTTTCATTTGACACTGTAACCGACTAGTGACCACATTCACTCAGAGATTTTGGGGATTTATTGTAGAGTCCGAGCCAAAGGATCCAGAGATGTGTTCAGTCTTTAAAAGATGTTGGACTTGGAGTCTGCAGCTTGTTTCAAATCCAGCGGGTTTAAAATGGAcgattaaatatgaaaaacgCTTTAATAACCATTCAGTTGGTGAGATCGTTAGCGCACATGTCgaattatataattataattataatttaaggCTCGCTACTATCATAAAGTTCATTACTAGCTCAAAGTTTGTGAAGTTCGGTACTAGCTTAACGTTTGTCACTAGCTTAAAGTTTGTCACTAGCTTAACGTTCGTCACTAGCTTAAAGTTCATTACTAGCTCAAAGTTTGTGAAGTTCGGTACTAGCTTAACGTTTGTCACTAGCTTAATGTTCGTCACTAGCTTAAAGTTTGTCACTAGCTTAAAGTTTGTCACTAGCTTAAAGTTTGTCACTAGCTTAAAGTTCGTCACGAGCTTAAAGTTTGTCACTAGCTTAAAGTTGGTCACTTGTTTAAAGTTTGTCACTAGCTTAAAGTTGGTCACTTGTTTAAAGTTTGTCACTAGCTTAAAGTTGGTCACTTGTTTAAAGTTTGTCACTAGCTTAACGTTCGTTTCTAACTTAAAGCTCTTCACTAGTTCAAAGTTCCTTACTAGCTTAACGTTTGTCACTAGTTTAAAGTTTGTCACTAGTTTAAAGTTCGTTACTAGCTTAACATTCGTAACAAGTTTAAAGTTTGTCACTAgcttacatttttttcactaGCTTAAAGTTTGTCACTAGTTTAAAGTTCGTTGCTAGCTTAACGTTTGTAACTAGCTTACAGTTTGTCACTAGCTTAATGTGTGTTACCCTGTATTCAACCGAATAAAACTTATTTACAGGGACAAACTAGAGATTCATTCTTAAATACATAACAGATACTGAACAACATGATTATTATACAtcaaaactaaactaaatatgTTATTTAAGACCTTTGCTTAGTAatgattaacatttaaatatattttcaactaATTATTGAGACACCAGAATGGATCAAGTGAAACTTCCACAATGTGCAGCCACATTATGATGGTGCTTATTGTCTGTCATTTGGAAAATTGGCAGAAAGAtaaatgttaaaacacacacacacactctgtctaaTATCTAATATCCATGTTTTACTGTCGAGTCAGTTCCTCTGTGAGAATTTAGCGGACGACAGAAACTGAGAGTTGAGGGAAGGTGAGAGGAACAAGGAAGCTGTTTAAAATTCTGAACAGGTCGGAATGAGGCTTCGGGAGCGAAGTGGAactactaacacacacacacacacacacacacacacacacacacacggacagaggAAAGAGGCGACCTGTATAAGAGATGCAGGAAATGCAGTAACAttcatatgaaataataaacgGAACATATTCTGTCAGATACTTGATATAATCTACTAATCCCAGAagtaattatgaaaacaaaaaattatgaTGATATGTAAcataacaaatgttttttttttgtcctgtagATCAGACaaaattagttttgtttttttcctcagatgTTGGTTGATTGTAacattcctctttttattttctgacatttgattgatgattaatgaatgaataataaatataccGATATTCAGTCAATAATTCAGAAGCTGAGGTTAAAAATTATGTTGGAGGAACGAGGCTAACTGTGGAAAAGGAAAACCAGCCGGAGCAGCACGAGGGCGACGGACTGAAAGAATCTTCTTTATTCCGCCGTCATCAGGGGGATTTTCTGTTTTAAGGTCAAGATGTGACCTCGACTGTACACAGACCCTGTTTGAAGAGCGTTTATTAGCACTCGAATGATTTTACAGTATCACGTATCAAATAGTGAACTAGAGAGGGAAGGAACTTCCACTCAACTAATGAGAATTGAAAGATGATGCTATTTGTCATATATTTATGAATCCACCATATGGTCCGGTCTCATGTAGCCATCACCCCTGTTGTCTGTGTGAAACCCACCTCAGCATCGTCCAATGCAAAATCAATACGACATGATTGAACAGATGAAGCTGTTAGTTGAATCAGTGGCTCGAACGCCTCGAGGGACGATGGAGTTGCTGTtcggaagaaaaacacaaaacccacaaagaggaagaggaggaggaggaggaggaacgagtGAGGGAAGAAGACGAtgtgttcactgtcacagagtgAGTGTTGGTGAGAGAGAGCACTGACGGAACAGATGACACTGGATAAACACACGTGACCTTGCTACAGTGCTGTCAGCTGCCCCACTTCCCAgctccgtgtgcgtgtgcgtgtgcgtgcatgtagGTGTGTAAAAATCCATGTCAGTGCCTCGCTGCATGAACACATACGCACATTCCACACATTCTACAGAACATGCATAAATCATATTCACAGTCCCTCTGCGTTTTTGTTGATTTCTGTGTTGTGCAATGTGAAAGCTtgaggcaaaacacacacacacagaaacacaaacacacactgcccccACGGCCGAGGTTTTCACCAACTCCGTCAGCTCATATCCTGCCGACGGCCCGAGGGCTCTTTGGAGGTTGACTCGGGGGCCgacaggaaaagttccggaaaatgtcagatttgCGTCCTCACATTCAGCCTCTCCGGAGAAGCTCAGGGACACGGTTACAGGGACGAGCCAAAGGATCCTGACGTGTGTTCAGCCTTTGAAAGAAATTAGACTTGGAGTTAAAAAAGGATGATTAAATGTGTAAAACGCTTTTATAATCATTCAGTTGGTGAGATCGTTAGCGAACATGTCGAATGTGCTAATATAATGCTCGCTACTATCTTGAACTTTATTACTATTTTAAAGTTCGACTATCTTAAAGTTCATTACTATCTTAAAGTTCGACTATCTTAAAGTTCGTAACTAACTTAACGTTCGTCACTAGCTTAACGTCCGTCACTAGCTTAAAGTTCATAACTAGCTTAATGTTCGTCACTAGCTTAATGTTCGTCACTAGCTTAACGTTCATAACTAGCTTAACGTCCGTCACTAGCTTAAAGTTCATAACTAGCTTAATGTTCGTCACTAGCTTAATGTTCGTCACTAGCTTAACGTTCATAACTAGCTTAACGTCCGTCACTAGTTTAAAGTTCATAACTAGCTTAATGTTCGTCACTAGCTTAATGTTCGTCACTAGCTTAACGTTCATAACTAGCTTAACGTCCGTCACTAGCTTAAAGTTCATAACTAGCTTAATGTTCGTCACTAGCTTAATGTTCGTCACTAGCTTAACATTCACCACTAGATAGAAGTTTGTTTCTAGCTTAACGTTCATCACTAGCTTAACGTTTGTCACTGGCTTAACGTTTGTCACTAGCTTAACGTTCGTCACTAGCTTAACCTTCACCACTAGATAGAAGTTTGTTTCTAGCTTAACGTTCGTCTCTAGCTTAACGTTTGTTTCTCTCTTAACGTCCGTTACTAGTTTCTTCCAGCTTCTTAGTTGAACTGAAACGGGAGAGACGGTCTGTGAGCCAACTGGTTTGTTTACTTTGTTGAGTAGAGGGACAGTTAGCTCACACAGTTTATTCAAAAGACATATTTTCATCATGGACTCACTCGTCCTCGTCTGTGGAGCAGTTTGTACTCAGGTTTTTAATGAGACTGGACGATGCAGCACCGCTAATAATCCACGACAGCTTCCTCTGATTTGGATTATTTGGTTTCCTGCTTCCTTAAAGGTCAGACGTGTCGGCCGGGGGAGAGAAGCTCTTGCGCTATTTCAGATCAGGTTCATAACTGTGTTCCTGAGTTTGCATGagttttgaaatattatatattatatattgttttttgtctttttctatttttctattattataaCTAATGAAcctccacacacatgcagagaacTTTTTCGTCTTCTGTCGTTGCGCCTCTTTCTGTCTGCGTGTCCCTCAATTTCACATCGAGTCTCTTGCTCTTTGTTAGAGCTTTTACTAAAGAAGAGTTGGATCTAAATTGACCGACCTCGAGTAAAACAGCATAAATAAAGCTCTTTTCTACCTTTTGTTTGATTCGTTTAAGATTTTTCCTCTCATCGACCTCAGTGTTTCACCTCTcctattgttttctttctggaCCGTTTCATACGTCTCCTCTgatctgcagagacacacatttGTCCTTCTGTAGTTGTGAGGACATCGGTTACCTTACCGCAGCCCTCACCTTCACCCTTCAAGGGATAAttcggtgattttgaagtggggttgtatgagttacttatgcatagttaattaGCATTAGCgttttaggtaagcatttaaaaatgtggcgaaaaagaggttttccggtggtcccctctgcaacagtagagcTCCGGCTTTCGCttgttccactcctcctccaaactccgttaaatgacatcgctgatcccCGTCTCCTTGAGGTACCATGTTAACTGCACAAGTTattcatacaaccccacttcaaaatcactgaactgtccctttaaaccTTATTCTAACCAGAACCAGGAAACCAGAACGCCTTAACCCTCGGAGAGTCCTTTGAAGGTTCTGAGGAGCAGATCAGATGTCCTCACAGCTGCAGAAagacctgtacacacacacacacacacacacacacacacacacacacacacacacacacacacacacacacacacacacacacacacacacacacacagtctccccTCCATTATTCTCTTTGGTTGGACTGTGAATCACAgactctctgtccgtctgttcctcctcctctctcttccttcaccattttgtctgtgtgttagtCCCGGGGCCACCGATCCCTCCAGATGTTTCCATCCCGTCCACCACgctccttctttcctcctcctccagcaccaccaccaggcctccacctgctctgccttcacctcacctccccctcGCCTGCTCGCTCACAAACAGCCGTCTCAGATCTTCACTGAGCTCCGTGGATCACAGGCGAGTAAACCTGGCTgacggagcagctgctgcacaacGTGCTCCTTTCAGACAATCAATGGGAATAACATTGATGGACTattacaatacacacacacacacacacacacacgctcacacgctcacacgctccGGTCCTGCCTGCTAATTGTTGGCTATTAGTCTGAAAGTCTGGGATTACATGTCTTATTAAATACAGAATTTCAAATGAGCTTCGTTAAATAAGAAAGTACTTCCCTTTTAATGAAGCTCATTTATATGGAGATTACACAGAATACTGACGATTCACTGGGAGATTGATCCTCATTGGACGAGGGGGAAAAGCGTCAGTTCTTTCCCCCCTCTACTCTCTTACTCTCATTCTGTAGGTTTTCTCTCAGGGTtcaagtcgtgtgtgtgtgtgtgtgtgtgtgtgtgtgtgtgtgtgtgaacccctGTCCTTGTGCTGACCCCTGCACAGCTCTGGcctgcctctctctcacttcccacTGATCCATCACACACCGTCCGACTGGCCAGAGAAACAACCCAGCACATTAGCGGCGAGCTGCAGGTGTCTCTGCTCCGCGTCCTGCTCATCCCTCACatcagacggacacacacacacacacacacacacacacacacacacacacacacacacacacacacacacacacacacacacacacacacacacacacacacacacacacacacacacacacacacacacacacacacacacacacacacacacacaccatgttcaCTCTGGTCAAACTGCATGTAAGCAGTGAATATTTCTactattctctctctctaaatacGTATTTAGTCGTTTGGTTTGTTAACTGCTTGGCAATggtagagagagcgagagctcGGCTTCCCACTGTGTGATAACACAATGTTTCCGCCTGTCTCTTTTCTGACTGGTGATTTATTAATGCAGCTCTCTGCCCCTGCAGACTGCCTGCCTCCAGCCCCGCAGGCTcagtgctgccccctggtggtgattGGCCCCAGAAGTACAGTTGGGTCAATATTTCATCTCCtgacaccatcatcatcatcccctgTGGGaagtataaaatgaaaaaaaagggaaataaatggAAAGATGTAATGAGCAGgaggtgaaaaataaatgacatcatCTCAGATGATTTACTTTGCACTTCAAACTTGAAAAGAATCCCGTTCAGCTTGTTTGTGTCATGATCAAAAGCtttattcaaaaatgaaatgataataataatacaaaattagtgacaaagaaaaaaatgaacagagctCACGAGAGTTTGCATAAATATAATAACAGTTCAAAGACGACAGATCTGAAAAGGAAACGTATCGCGACATCTACAGACGAGCGGCAGAACGGAGTGAACACGAGAAACATGATTCAGTCTTTTTGTGAAGTGATTAGTGATTGTTGCTCATCGAGGTTAATTCATcgcagtgtttaaaaaaaaaaagaaaagtctcccACAGTTTAAATTGAGCCACTTCAATTTCATAGTCACTGAGAGTCCATTGCAGAAAAGTGAGCGGTGTTAAATTGCTCGGACAAAATGCATActatgcaaaaagaaaagtgcattCCTGTGGGATTATTTCGGCTGCTGTGTGTCCGAGCGAACAGCCCCAAATATATATTCCCCCCCTCCCAGATTACACTGGCTTTACCCAGAATATAGGAATACAGGTATGGTAATGATCTCTAACCCTGATGTTTCTCCAATTTCTAAATGTGTAATTGTATTTCATGTATTACTTAAaactaaatacagtatattttatacCTCagagataactttttttttatgaaaaacacataATCTGGACTTAATCTGGCAGGGGGCTGCTACACCGGGCCTGTCGTCACAAGACCAGTGTAACAGCTTAATATATATAAGGCATATATCTCTGACCTTAACTTTTCTCCAATTTTCTAAAACTGTATAATTGAATTTTATCTATGAAACATATAAACTGAGTATATTCTGGTCTGTCGGGGGGTTAATGTGGCTGTTACGCCTGTGATCACCAGCAGGactggattaatcgattagtaatcgactgcgaaattaattgccaactatttttgatgaatcattttttaaatcggctcaagtagtttttatgatttcagcttttgcgtgtggacaaaaccaaacgtCAAAACCTTTTGGGTTTGGCAAAAAATGagattttctgacattttatggaccaaacaacggTCGACAGATTAGTTGATGAATTGCAGCTCTGCACCGGATCGGATGAAGCGGGCGTGAGGAGGACGAGCgtcacgatgatgatgaagctgcAGCGCGTCGTTAGCCGACTTCACTCTGCTCTAATAAGGCCATGaagtagcattttttttacactcataCCACAATGTTTACCCACGTTAACAGTTCAGCAAGCTTcattcttatatatatatatgtatatatatatatatttaaaaaaacaatttatatcATTATGGATGCCAAACAAATATtcacacgtgtttttttttttactgaacaaCAGTGAATTTCCCCCGTCTCTATAAAAATAGCTTAAAAATCTGACACTTATTTCAGTACAGTGTTGggttgaactttttttttgttctttttctttttctctttaacaTCTGAGACAGTTTTATCAACAGGCTGGTAACgcgctcctccttccctcctatGGCGCCGtgcgaccaccaccaccacaggcCCAATGAGGAGCGAGTAGGATCGGTGTCTCTCCCGTCGTCCTGCCGACAGCAGCGTCAGGATCATTGAAAAGGCGAGAGCAGGAGGGACGCGCCAGAAATCACTAAATCTCTCTCGCACGCGCAGGCGGGGGGGGGATCCGTGGAGTAGGGACACAGAAGCATTTAGTTAAACCGAGAACCCGTTGACTCAGGAGAGAAGcgttgtcggggggggggtgagacgACCCGACCGGTGTGAGGAGTGGACAGAGACGATGTATCGGGAAGTGATGAAAAGattgtcacatttcattcaatCGCTTTCTTTTGTTACGACGAGACgagcgataaaaaaaaaaaattgtcctcagataaaaaaaaaaattgtcctcaTCATTCAGGCCTGGTTAGTTCGCTAACACACAAGAGTACGCGACAcaatactgcacacacacacacacacacacacacacacacacacacacacacacacgcgcgtccGCAGACTGACCGaccgagagagcgagagagagagagaaggcgaaAGGCGAAAACAGAAGCGACGGACGCAGAACGAGTGATACGAACACCGACGTACGCTATAAGGACACTTGAAGAAAAGATTGTATTGGTTTGGACGAACTAAACTGTGTTCGCTGGttatagcttctttttttttaaagcatataAAATAACTATCTGTTGgaatatgacaaaaataaaataacgcAAAACCTCTTGCAGCAgtcgtagaaaaaaaaaaggccactgaatgcgtgtgtgtgtgtgtgtgtgtgtgtgtgtgtgtgtgtgtgtgtgtgtgtgtgtgagagagagagagagagagagagagagacagagacagagacagagacaggtagGATCAAGCCGTAACCTCTTGAGCCATAAACCCTCATGCGTTGACATATTGACCGAGACATGCAGCCTCTTGCTCAGGTTTTTTGCGATCGTGCCGTTACGAAGATTTAACTGCGTGTTTTCACGGCGTCGCAGGTTTTACGGTGCAGCTTCCTCTCGGCAAGTCACTGAAAACCCCcggacggaggggggggggggggggggggggggggagcaaacGCAAAAATATCCAAGCGCCTCAATCCAGGAGCACATTGGATGTCAAAGGCAGTAAATGATGGACGAAGTCGAGAAGAAGCttcgtgttttttctttctgcagctttAAAGCGCAAATCTTCCTCTGGACGATTTTtcgaaaacctttttttcctgacgACAGCAGAACAtcgcagagggagagagagggagagagagaggcgggatTTCAATCTGGGACGCGGACCAGTGGCCTGTAGCTGAGAACACACACGCCCTGCACAGTTAATCTGTTGCAAGAACACTTGAGATGAAGTCGCCCTGAAGTTAAAGATTCACTTGTCAAATTTACTGAGGAGCAACtcaggctgaaaaaaaatacccGACGAGCGATCGTTTGTTTTTCCCACAGAAGGACACTTTGAGGAGCTGAATCGATCCCGTTAAAGCATCAGAACCACCGTCCCACCAGCGGAGGAGACGAACACTTCGGACAGACACTAACactggactctttttttttcttttcaaagggggggggggacacgggTACGTAAGGTTTCTTAAGTGCGcttaaacatttgtttgtttctaaagAGAGAGCAGTCGACGACATTTGAAGCGGCGTGAAAAGACGTCGTCGCGTCGCACCGTCGGAACTCCCTCGCTCGGGTTTCTCCTCCACAATCTTCCGTCTCTTACGAAGCTTTGGCTTTTCTGGCCCGGGGCGACGTTTTGTCCTCGGCCTTCACCACGCCGTTGACCGCCGCTCCTGCCGAGACAAGcgaagggagagagacacactgacgAAATGTCGCACACCAAGTGTTTGAACGAAAACCTGGCGCAGGGAGCGTCACACTCACCCCTGCCTGCTTCCCGCTTGTGGGGCTTGCTCTTCGGGCTGACCGTCGTGCTCGTCGCCGGCGTCTTCTTCTTCGACGCCTGGTTCTGGCTGTGCTCCCTCCACTTCTTCAACTGGAAGTTAATGAATTTCCACATCATCCAGGCCTGCGTCAGGCAGATGGCAGCCAGACACGTCATCCTGTGagcggatggatggatggatggatggatggatggatggatggatggatggatggatggagggatgaaggggaaGTGAttcaggtaaaaacaaaacttcaggCGTAATGCCACCGATTAAAAAGAGGTACCGGACATTAACTGGCTCCTGAGCACCGACCTGATGGTGAGCACATTGAAGTTTCCTTGTGCCAAGGAGAAGCCCTGGTTCTCCGTGCGGGGCAGCCCGAAGCCGAACGTCAGGACGGAGAGTGTGAGGGTGAGGAGGCGGGCGATGACGAACAGGAGAGCCCACAGAGTAAAACTGTAATAAGGGACAAAATTATTTGTCATCAGGTTGTTAAGATCCAGGTGCTTGTACCTGATATATATAGTACATACCCTTTCTGCTTGTTCTCGTCGCTGAAGTAGAAGAGGCGCGAGGCGTGGAACAGCAGCTCCACCAGGTAGTGAGGGACCAGCAGCACCAGGCCCAGTCGGTGGAGGCTGAACACACGGGACAGAACCATCAGAATGATCATCGACTgcgtgtcgtcgtcgtcatctcACAGACGAAAGTATATTTTAATATCTAGGGCTGCACCGGATGTTCGGCCgaaagaagcaacaaaaaaatgccCTTTTGGTCGAATAAGTGAAAAGACCGAACAATTATTAccgaacaatgtttttaatgacgcaatcaaaataaataaaagtctaatatataaa from Scophthalmus maximus strain ysfricsl-2021 chromosome 3, ASM2237912v1, whole genome shotgun sequence carries:
- the zgc:113278 gene encoding translocating chain-associated membrane protein 1-like 1-like isoform X2 — its product is MFITVQYNVTQVLDEKSEPVNLYQYGPKDVATVFFYLLIAVILHALIQEYILDKMNRRLHLSKTKHSKFNESGQLAVFYLFSFVWGCSILTAEEFAKNPTFLWEGYPHTHMVFQVKFFYICQIAYWLHALPELYFQKVRKEDIPRQLYYICLYVVHITGAYVLNLHRLGLVLLVPHYLVELLFHASRLFYFSDENKQKGFTLWALLFVIARLLTLTLSVLTFGFGLPRTENQGFSLAQGNFNVLTIRMTCLAAICLTQAWMMWKFINFQLKKWREHSQNQASKKKTPATSTTVSPKSKPHKREAGRGAAVNGVVKAEDKTSPRARKAKAS